In Carya illinoinensis cultivar Pawnee chromosome 6, C.illinoinensisPawnee_v1, whole genome shotgun sequence, a single genomic region encodes these proteins:
- the LOC122312778 gene encoding uncharacterized protein LOC122312778, producing the protein MAVLDSLNSGTIPSQLNRTLICLISKKKICEFVSDYRPISLCNVVYKLASKVIVNRLKGFLPAIISESQCAFVGGRLVSDNVLIAYELVNYLRNKRHGKKGYMSIKLDMSKAYDRVEWGFLEKIMLKLGFAPRFVNLIMECIKTVTFLVLINGHAHGNISPTRGIRQGDPLSPYLFLFCTEGLIALLKAAEAQRNLKGVKICRGAPMVTHLLFADDSILFCRADVETTAFIQGLLTKYEMASGQKVNKEKTSIVFSKNVDANKQRELLQLWGNNPSYAWKGIFEARKWLMKGCRWRVGNGEMVKIWKDAWLPGPRTLQPELDINTNSEFDEAATVDSLIDMATRTWKEHHIRALFNPRTAEEILKIRLSSTPCIDSNGETSMQVQDSHLWKKIWHMKVPRKIKMFAWRGCKDILPTLVNLRRKKVVEESLCCFCLDNEEDLNHALLICPTNQIVWQKYFPLFKVFNSSFTFLQTVRRIQLQAYKDVRDATSRQQLQQLTKWQAPLEGFLKVNVDGAIFADQRKAGIGVVLRDTNGAILMAASKIEMEVDEAATIEAIAILRGIQLSLPLGIPKLIIETDCLHVVQELQSSEASYASVGNLFADINHLMMRFQEAQVIHVNRMGNGVAHSLARHAWNIEDINVWWDQIPSFVHHSLWFDNI; encoded by the exons ATGGCGGTTTTGGATTCTCTCAATTCAGGTACCATACCATCTCAATTAAATCGCACACTCATTTGTTTAATTTCGAAGAAGAAAATCTGTGAATTTGTCTCTGATTATCGCCCCATTAGCTTGTGTAATGTTGTCTACAAGCTTGCTTCTAAGGTCATTGTTAATAGATTGAAAGGGTTTTTACCTGCCATTATTTCTGAGTCTCAGTGTGCTTTTGTGGGGGGAAGGCTGGTTAGTGATAATGTGTTGATAGCTTATGAGTTGGTAAATTACCTTCGGAATAAACGCCATGGCAAGAAGGGGTATATGTCTATTAAATTAGATATGAGCAAGGCGTACGATAGAGTTGAATGGGGTTTTTTAGAGAAAATCATGCTCAAGCTAGGCTTTGCTCCTAGATTTGTTAACCTTATTATGGAGTGTATTAAAACTGTaacttttttagttttaataaatggaCATGCTCATGGAAATATTTCACCTACAAGGGGTATTAGGCAAGGGGATCCActatccccttacctttttctcttttgtacAGAAGGGTTAATAGCTTTATTGAAAGCTGCTGAGGCTCAAAGGAATCTAAAGGGTGTAAAAATCTGTAGAGGGGCTCCAATGGTAACTCACcttctttttgctgatgatagcatTCTTTTTTGTCGGGCTGATGTTGAAACAACTGCTTTTATTCAAGGATTGTTAACTAAATATGAGATGGCCTCTGGGCAGAAGGTgaataaagagaaaacttctATAGTCTTTTCAAAGAATGTAGATGCTAATAAGCAGCGTGAGTTATTGCAGTTATGGG GAAATAACCCTTCTTATGCATGGAAAGGAATTTTTGAAGCAAGGAAATGGTTGATGAAGGGATGCAGGTGGCGGGTGggaaatggtgaaatggtgaAAATTTGGAAGGATGCTTGGTTACCTGGACCCCGAACTTTACAGCCAGAATTGGACATAAACACTAATTCAGAATTTGATGAAGCAGCAACAGTGGATAGTTTAATTGATATGGCAACCAGAACATGGAAGGAACATCATATTAGAGCTCTCTTTAATCCAAGAACAGCGGAGGAGATACTAAAAATTCGACTATCATCAACTCCTTGTATTGATAG CAATGGGGAAACTTCTATGCAGGTACAAGATAGTCATCTTTGGAAGAAAATTTGGCATATGAAAGTTCCAAGGAAGATCAAAATGTTTGCTTGGAGAGGTTGTAAGGATATTTTGCCCACTCTTGTGAATCTACGGAGGAAAAAGGTGGTGGAGGAATCTTTATGTTGcttttgtttggataatgaggaAGATCTTAATCATGCTTTGCTAATCTGTCCTACTAATCAAATTGTTTGGCAGAAGTATTTTCCTTTATTCAAGGTTTTTAACTCATCTTTCACCTTTCTTCAAACTGTCCGAAGGATCCAGCTTCAAG CTTATAAAGATGTTCGAGATGCTACATCACGGCAGCAATTACAACAGCTAACTAAGTGGCAAGCTCCACTAGAGGGGTTTCTCAAAGTTAATGTTGATGGAGCTATCTTTGCGGATCAAAGGAAAGCTGGCATTGGTGTTGTATTACGGGATACCAATGGAGCAATACTGATGGCTGCAAGCAAAATTGAGATGGAGGTGGACGAGGCAGCAACTATTGAAGCTATTGCTATTTTGAGAGGAATACAACTCAGTCTTCCACTTGGTATTCCGAAACTAATTATAGAAACTGATTGTCTTCATGTAGTTCAAGAATTGCAGTCCTCTGAAGCGTCGTATGCTAGTGTTGGGAACTTGTTTGCTGATATTAATCATCTTATGATGCGTTTTCAGGAAGCACAAGTAATACATGTTAATAGAATGGGGAATGGGGTAGCACATTCTCTAGCTAGACATGCATGGAATATTGAGGATATTAATGTTTGGTGGGATCAGATTCCTTCTTTTGTTCACCATTCTTTATGGTTTGATAACATTTGA
- the LOC122312779 gene encoding uncharacterized protein LOC122312779, whose product MWVGEEQCERIIEQVWSERGGNRGMEELLNLIQGCGQQLKIWNRHSFGLVKKKLNEARAELEKAQFSHSHSHDLNPEGLSQARNKVQLWLEREEVMWRQRSRIQWLKEGDQNTRFFHSSASMQRKRNTIQGLKDDQGHLTEGAQRDKLIVDFFEDLFTSTTSGDQEEVLSFVDSRVTPEMNAELSKPFVANEVKIALDQMQPTKAPGPDGMSALFF is encoded by the coding sequence ATGTGGGTGGGTGAGGAACAATGTGAAAGAATTATTGAACAAGTGTGGAGTGAGAGAGGAGGCAATCGGGGTATGGAAGAATTGCTTAATCTTATTCAAGGTTGTGGCCAGCAGCTTAAGATATGGAATAGACATTCCTTTGGGTTGGTAAAGAAGAAGCTGAATGAAGCTAGAGCAGAGCTTGAAAAGGCACAATTTAGTCATTCTCATTCTCATGACCTGAATCCTGAAGGGCTTAGTCAAGCTAGAAATAAAGTACAATTGTGGCTTGAAAGGGAAGAGGTGATGTGGCGCCAAAGATCAAGAATCCAGTGGTTAAAAGAGGGAGATCAAAACACACGTTTCTTCCATTCTTCTGCATCTATGCAAAGGAAGAGGAATACTATACAAGGTCTCAAAGATGATCAAGGACATCTCACTGAAGGTGCACAAAGGGATAAACtgattgttgatttttttgaagACCTTTTCACCTCTACTACATCGGGTGATCAAGAAGAAGTATTAAGTTTTGTCGATAGCAGAGTTACGCCAGAAATGAATGCTGAACTTTCCAAGCCCTTTGTTGCAAATGAAGTCAAGATAGCTTTGGATCAAATGCAACCAACAAAGGCACCGGGACCTGATGGAATGTCTGCTctatttttttag
- the LOC122314023 gene encoding receptor-like serine/threonine-protein kinase SD1-8 produces MGINTAKPFLFFVLLLLRAYFSIAVDTLSKGQSLSAMNTDSISSNGSIFELGFFKRGTPPKFYLGIWFKRLVGERIVWIANKEKHLSDPSSSRLEFSEDGNLVLLEGSYKMPFWSTNLQNLPSNSTEAVLRDDGNFVLRDRSNVSAIFWESFNHPTNTWRPGAKLGMDKAGKVPKQLISWKNSENPSPGVFSLRLDPNESNQFILEWNRSQVYWRSGVWKGKSFNSFPEMRGLNHICNFSFVSNEKETYSTYSLYNTSRMSQFLITSNGQIQQYMWLSSAEPWFLFWAQPNSLSDVYALCGPFGIYHDNTSHPCDCPKGFEPFSDTQTRLNDWSGGCLRRHPLQCENRNAKKDWFQKIPNTTLPINWKAYSTVGARRCELACINSCSCIAYAHNNSGCMIWEGTLLNLQRLSDGGKVGQDIYLRLAADERQNTKGNKWIVWVIVAVLVLATGPLLCLFLCFSSKRKLKRRGEEASSNDILLYDFSTELQAINDATNTRDNAKKKGKKDAELPLFSYESVSAATNNFSTANKLGEGGFGPVYKGKLLKGQEIAVKMLSKRSGQGLEEFRNETILIAKLQHRNLVRLLGCCVEGDEKILIYEYMSNKSLDFYLFDPTMKRMLDWKTRIHIMEGIAQGLLYLHQYSRFRIIHRDLKPSNILLDSEMNPKISDFGMARIVGDNETQSKTNRIVGTYGYMSPEYALRGLYSVKSDVFSFGVLLLEIVSGKKNTCFYNNESLYLLSHAWELWRDGRSLELMDSTIGYPSCTSIMVRYINIGLLCVQKSPSDRPTMHDVVSMISNEHAPLPIPNQPAFTTSRSLMMKANSTINFAEDPSINSTTVSVIEAR; encoded by the exons ATGGGAATCAATACTGCCAAGCCATTTCTCTTCTTTGTTCTGCTTTTACTCAGAGCATACTTCTCCATTGCAGTTGATACCCTTTCGAAAGGTCAGTCCCTTTCAGCGATGAATACCGACAGCATATCATCTAATGGTAGCATATTTGAACTGGGATTCTTCAAACGAGGTACTCCTCCAAAATTCTACCTGGGGATATGGTTCAAACGCTTAGTGGGCGAGAGGATTGTTTGGAtagcaaataaagaaaaacatttgtCTGACCCATCTTCTTCAAGACTCGAATTCTCAGAAGATGGCAATTTAGTCCTTCTTGAAGGTTCCTACAAGATGCCATTTTGGTCCACAAATTTGCAGAATCTTCCTTCAAATTCAACTGAAGCAGTACTTCGTGATGATGGAAATTTCGTTTTAAGAGATAGATCGAACGTTTCTGCTATATTTTGGGAGAGTTTCAACCATCCAACTAATACATGGCGGCCGGGTGCAAAGCTGGGGATGGATAAGGCTGGAAAAGTACCGAAACAGCTTATTTCATGGAAAAATTCAGAAAATCCATCACCAGGTGTGTTCTCGTTGAGACTAGACCCAAATGAGAGTAACCAATTTATCTTGGAGTGGAACAGGTCCCAAGTTTATTGGAGAAGTGGAGTTTGGAAAGGAAAATCTTTCAACTCCTTCCCTGAGATGAGGGGGTTGAATCATATATGTAACTTCAGTTTCGtgtcaaatgaaaaagaaacctATTCTACGTACTCTCTTTATAATACTTCACGCATGTCCCAATTTTTGATTACTTCTAATGGACAGATCCAGCAATACATGTGGCTGTCCTCTGCTGAGCCGTGGTTTCTATTTTGGGCTCAACCAAACTCACTATCTGATGTCTATGCTTTGTGTGGTCCATTTGGCATATATCATGATAATACATCTCATCCTTGTGATTGTCCAAAAGGTTTTGAACCATTTTCAGATACTCAGACCAGACTAAACGATTGGTCCGGTGGTTGTTTGAGGAGACACCCTTTGCAATGTGAAAATCGTAATGCCAAAAAAGATTGGTTTCAGAAAATACCCAACACCACATTGCCAATTAACTGGAAAGCATATTCGACAGTCGGTGCTCGGAGATGTGAATTAGCTTGCATAAATAGTTGTTCTTGCATAGCTTATGCTCATAACAACAGCGGGTGTATGATATGGGAAGGAACTCTTTTGAACTTGCAGCGACTCTCAGATGGTGGCAAGGTTGGTCAAGATATATATCTCAGACTTGCTGCTGATGAGCGTCAAAATACCAAAG GCAACAAATGGATAGTATGGGTGATTGTGGCCGTGCTGGTCCTTGCAACAGGGCCACTCTTATGCCTCTTCCTTTGTTTCTCAAGCAAGAGAAAACTCAAACGCAGAG GAGAGGAGGCTTCAAGCAATGATATACTGTTATATGATtttagtactgaacttcaagcAATCAATGATGCAACAAACACTAGAGATAAtgcaaagaaaaaaggaaagaaggatgCTGAGTTACCGCTATTCAGCTATGAGAGCGTATCAGCTGCAACTAATAATTTCTCAACTGCAAATAAGCTTGGAGAAGGAGGTTTTGGGCCTGTCTACAAG GGGAAGTTGCTTAAGGGTCAAGAAATTGCAGTTAAAATGCTTTCAAAAAGATCTGGACAGGGGCTTGAGGAGTTTAGAAACGAGACAATACTAATTGCAAAACTCCAGCATAGAAATCTTGTCAGACTCTTGGGTTGCTGTGTCGAAGGAgatgaaaaaatactaatatacgAGTACATGTCCAATAAAAGTTTGGATTTCTACCTTTTTG ATCCAACCATGAAAAGGATGTTAGATTGGAAAACACGCATACACATTATGGAAGGGATTGCTCAAGGACTTCTCTACCTTCATCAATATTCAAGGTTTAGAATCATACATAGAGATTTGAAACCCAGTAACATTCTCTTAGATAGTGAAATGAACCCGAAAATATCagattttggcatggctcgAATAGTTGGAGACAATGAAacacaaagcaaaacaaatcgAATTGTTGGAACTTA CGGCTACATGTCTCCTGAATATGCTTTGCGGGGTTTGTATTCAGTAAAGTCTGATGTGTTCAGCTTTGGAGTATTACTACTAGAGATCGTGAGTGGCAAGAAGAATACATGCTTCTATAACAACGAGTCACTCTACCTTCTTAGCCAT GCATGGGAGTTGTGGAGAGACGGTAGAAGTCTGGAGCTAATGGACTCAACAATAGGGTATCCTTCCTGCACTTCCATCATGGTGAGGTACATTAACATCGGGCTACTTTGCGTTCAAAAAAGTCCATCTGATCGACCTACCATGCATGATGTGGTCTCCATGATTAGTAATGAACATGCACCTCTGCCTATACCCAACCAGCCTGCTTTTACCACAAGCCGGAGTTTGATGATGAAAGCAAATTCAACAATTAATTTTGCAGAAGATCCCTCAATAAACAGCACAACTGTTTCAGTAATAGAAGCTCGATGA
- the LOC122314019 gene encoding receptor-like serine/threonine-protein kinase SD1-6: MLVRDMGLDGTRPFLLFVLLLFLRACFSVNTDDTFSKGQSLSAMNTDSISSKSGRYELGFFERGTPPKFYLGIWFKRLVGQKIVWVANRENHLSDPSTSRLEFSEDGNLVLLEASSKKPFWSTNLENLPSNSTEAALLDDGNFVLRDRSNLSTIFWESFDHPTDTWMPGGKLGIDKAGKVPKQLISWKNSDDPSLGPFSLSLRIYPNGSSEFILQWNRSQVYWSTGVWNGETFGSLPWMRSNPIYNYSFVSNANETYFNYSLYNSSMMSISFIDSTGQLEQKTWLSANESKSDPWDLLWANPKSLSDVYALCGAFGIYHDNTSHPCDCPKGFEPFSDTQTTLNDWSSGCLRRHPLQCENRNAKKDWFQKIPNITSPINWKAYSAVSARRCELACMNNCSCTAYTHNSSGCLIWEGALLNMQQPSDGGEAGQDIYLRLSADEPQISTKGTKWKVWVIVAVLVAATGLILCLSVCFSIKRKLKHKGETAASSNDLMLFDLSTEIHAISDGTNCQDSDKKRGKKDVELPLFSYESVLAATDNFSTANKLGEGGFGPVYKGKLLRGQEIAVKMLSKRSGQGIEEFRNETTLIAKLQHRNLVKLLGCCIEGDEKILIYEYMPNKSLDFYLFDPAKKQMLDWGTRIHIIEGIAQGLLYLHQYSRLRIIHRDMKPSNILLDSEMNPKISDFGMARIVGDNELQANTNRIVGTFGYMSPEYAMEGLYSIKSDVFSFGVLLLEIVSGKKNTGFYNHGSLNLLGYAWELWRDDQSLELMDSTIGYPTSTSILVRYINIGLLCVQENPVDRPTMLDVVSMISNEHVPLLTPKQPAFTVGRNPTINLTENCSINSVTFSVMEAR, translated from the exons ATGTTAGTGAGGGATATGGGTCTTGATGGTACCAGGCCATTCCTCTTATTTGTTCTGCTTCTATTCCTCAGAGCATGCTTCTCCGTTAACACAGATGATACCTTTTCGAAAGGTCAGTCCCTCTCAGCGATGAATACCGACAGCATCTCATCTAAGAGTGGCAGATATGAACTCGGATTCTTCGAACGAGGTACTCCTCCAAAATTCTACCTGGGGATATGGTTTAAACGCTTAGTGGGTCAGAAGATTGTTTGGGTAGCAAATAGAGAAAACCATTTGTCTGACCCTTCTACTTCAAGACTCGAATTCTCAGAGGATGGcaatcttgttcttcttgaagcTTCCTCCAAGAAACCATTTTGGTCCACAAATTTagagaatcttccctcaaactCAACTGAAGCAGCACTTCTTGATGAtggaaattttgttttaagagaTAGATCGAACCTTTCTACTATATTTTGGGAGAGTTTCGACCACCCAACTGATACATGGATGCCAGGTGGAAAGCTTGGGATCGATAAAGCTGGAAAAGTACCGAAGCAACTTATTTCATGGAAAAACTCAGATGATCCATCACTGGGTCCGTTCTCACTATCGTTGAGGATATACCCAAATGGAAGCAGTGAGTTTATCTTGCAGTGGAACAGGTCCCAAGTTTATTGGAGTACTGGAGTTTGGAATGGAGAAACTTTCGGCTCTCTTCCTTGGATGAGGTCGAATCCTATATATAACTACAGTTTTGTGTCAAATGCAAATGAAACCTATTTTAATTACTCTCTATATAATTCTTCTATGATGTCAATATCTTTTATTGATTCTACCGGACAACTCGAGCAAAAAACATGGCTGTCCGCTAATGAGTCGAAGTCTGATCCGTGGGATCTACTTTGGGCTAATCCAAAATCACTATCTGATGTCTATGCTTTGTGTGGTGCATTTGGCATATATCATGATAATACATCTCATCCTTGTGATTGTCCAAAAGGTTTTGAACCATTTTCAGATACTCAGACCACACTAAACGACTGGTCCAGTGGTTGTTTGAGGAGACACCCTTTGCAATGTGAAAATCGTAATGCCAAAAAAGATTGGTTTCAGAAAATACCCAATATCACATCGCCAATTAACTGGAAAGCATATTCGGCAGTGAGTGCTCGGAGATGTGAATTAGCTTGCATGAATAATTGTTCTTGCACGGCTTATACTCATAACAGCAGCGGGTGTCTGATATGGGAAGGAGCTCTTTTGAACATGCAACAGCCCTCGGATGGTGGTGAGGCTGGACAAGATATATATCTCAGACTTTCTGCTGATGAGCCTCAAATTAGTACCAAAG GAACCAAATGGAAAGTATGGGTGATTGTAGCTGTGCTGGTAGCTGCAACAGGGCTAATCTTATGCCTATCCGTTTGTTTCTCAATCAAGAGAAAGCTCAAACACAAAG GAGAGACGGCAGCTTCAAGCAATGATCTAATGTTATTTGATCTTAGTACTGAAATTCATGCAATCAGTGATGGAACAAACTGCCAAGATAGTGAtaagaaaagaggaaagaagGATGTTGAGTTACCGCTATTCAGTTATGAAAGCGTATTAGCTGCAACCGATAATTTCTCAACTGCAAATAAGCTTGGAGAAGGAGGTTTTGGACCTGTCTACAAG GGGAAGTTACTTAGGGGGCAGGAAATTGCAGTGAAAATGCTTTCAAAAAGATCCGGACAGGGGATTGAGGAGTTTAGAAATGAGACAACACTAATTGCAAAACTTCAACATAGAAATCTTGTCAAGCTCTTGGGTTGCTGTATTGAAGGAGATGAGAAAATACTAATATACGAGTACATGCCCAATAAAAGTTTGGATTTCTACCTTTTCG ATCCAGCTAAGAAACAAATGTTAGATTGGGGTACACGCATTCACATTATTGAAGGGATTGCTCAAGGTCTCCTTTATCTTCATCAGTATTCAAGATTAAGAATTATACATAGAGATATGAAACCCAGTAACATTCTCTTGGATAGTGAAATGAACCCTAAAATATCagattttggcatggctcgAATAGTTGGAGATAATGAATTACAAGCAAACACAAATCGGATTGTTGGAACTTT CGGCTACATGTCTCCCGAATATGCCATGGAGGGTCTGTATTCGATAAAGTCTGATGTCTTCAGCTTTGGAGTATTGCTACTCGAGATTGTGAGTGGGAAGAAGAACACAGGCTTTTATAACCACGGGTCACTCAATCTTCTTGGATAT GCTTGGGAGTTGTGGAGAGATGATCAAAGCTTGGAGTTGATGGATTCAACGATAGGGTATCCAACTTCCACTTCTATTCTAGTGAGATACATTAACATCGGGCTACTTTGCGTTCAAGAAAATCCAGTTGATCGACCTACCATGCTTGATGTGGTCTCAATGATCAGTAATGAACATGTACCTCTGCTTACACCCAAGCAACCTGCTTTTACAGTGGGCAGGAATCCAACAATTAACTTGACAGAAAATTGCTCAATAAACAGTGTAACTTTTTCGGTAATGGAGGCTCGATGA